In one Myripristis murdjan chromosome 5, fMyrMur1.1, whole genome shotgun sequence genomic region, the following are encoded:
- the LOC115358675 gene encoding msx2-interacting protein isoform X5: MIFPFCFSFGLSHSDHVDFIWIRFGNFFSKSSESRERAYDHSPYGHHERSGTFDRQRHYNADYYRDRSMFATAGPGSSAIGGSFEASDPHFDSRIRDPFTLTSAARRDLYRDDRGRRIDRTYHHRRSRSSHSSQSRHPSPQRTAGQTPKAPHSPKRAPLSPGRGPRSRSRSRSSSSDSVSSTSSTGSGSSDSNSSSSDGSRARSVQSSATHAPPQSSMVLDADEPRRSFGIKVQNLPVRSTDTSLKDGLFHEFKKHGKVTSVQIHGASEDRYGLVFFRQQEDQEKALTVSKGKLFFGMLIEVTAWNGPETESENEFRPLDGRIDEFHPKATRTLFIGNLEKTTSYQQLLDIFQRFGEIVDIDIKKVNGVPQYAFVQYSDIASVCKAIKKMDGEYLGSNRLKLGFGKSMPTTCVWLDGLASNITEQYLTRHFCRYGHVVKVVFDRLKGMALILYNNTDFAQAAVRETKGWKIGGNKIKVDFASQESQMAFYRSMQSSGQDIRDFYEIPPERREERRPPYHEFTAERAYYENVRTPGLYPEDARRDYPARSRDRFPELEHYQGDHFDPRYHDDPREYRDYRDPFEQDIRKYTYIQRERERERERFEADRSRWSPSHPRRPITPTVSPSPSERAPRDSERRVYSQSSERSGSVSSLSPPHFDKSEKTPLEHGSKVEKTDKNSQPERVAGAEKTKRAKRKEKVDKDKAEKIKSRKVKGQSPCNPPPETELETGFDGGSGRVKGSDQDAHERQKYKGDSDPLTGSQMSTAHHDMLKNERSEIGKGDNSDLDGKNRPKKHLKSDIGNDGKDSSVDSDRLAARKRRFADASGKTIRQKRSRLEEEDGNQPSDFGGSSAYLKEMDTDRQQKDSQRRDSRFKTEKPSTQKDSQDELRGQREKSDGSLDLLETKRHAGHNSSRRFSHEGNTDQGSSRDQEQHGIFKYGAADIDRGAKDREDHVDIDLSQSYRKQMEQNRRLHQQQQQESDKPEKPGSPQGSETEDFEHRSLVHEVGKPPEDVTDNFPSHKLKKLDQFDTDPGVKRERVYRSFRQKSEDPDWNNTSPGHQHFSHHVDEDFVDPSLQKEFSRNDDKIHSDVELSVKRTHNTQISKSNTALLGGEEEQQKRWESRVKQDLLPDLNFSRSLSKNIHIRKRLEYGIWHDLEPGEVRSDSEEDRETKPHSPMPSTSMPFAERQRGDRFSDPKLANLERNKFYSFALDQTITPDTKALLERAKSLSSSREENWSFLDCDSHFASFRNRKDTEKVESTPRPTPSWYMKKKKIRSGSEDKLDDSKEEPKPEEQEHRELFASRFLHSSIFEQDSRRLQHLERKHEEPEHSQTQQTGQQGTTDGQLDSEPGVLFHSRFLELTRLQQQKGKDQLVQESKGYTILTGENKVEKVPEQDQQALQSPSTTEPAMEPEIKPISPAEELISEPQLIPTFVAQPAHKELSPREDKGVVLYASADPLLAVSLIKEEVKENEHLETPTDGDPVSLPASGKLSPFEGKSDNTAEDVKPLNTEQHCHSDTHDEFVSSSEAELDPETTQPALPEATSPIPPSLVEETDGLKKEAHYTCRAVTEPEVEKKLEVNKVQVSVDNDTNEEPASLHKEQRAKELKNKKYKQTPAQTAPVTLISASGSEKQATRKSERIDKEKLKRGSSPRAESLKATSDSKSTGKSPIHGPDSDNISEQSISVGRARRRNVKSVYATPVEDDASTRTGKEITESPRSARKRGDKDAALQQNMEQESPAPVPSSRRGRPPKNRRQVEDSSVKADKSKIDSKDMDTNESESGEKIPRAVKGKHAPYIPKGSSNQASLATGTGPSRRGDKTELPEDDDQEVDPTDEDSLALQDSSSSCKDPSIKIEPKKEERDKHGRELGRDKHVLTDKDCESKSNGKEIDSPVLEEKPSSEKDKIVRGKTKVTRTHKSPVLRDLKIRLNVTEVKDLLQLGDDELGNQDDCSKKARSGEHTDQILESNSGKTVGSSSEDKEEAALEKKSPLDTSKKMLSQELELVQAVENIAKFTDPALPTEPPTPAVPETEIKCDTEEEKPSNPASETELMAAIDSITADDVTVSLPQTDPVISTDLDSEPEMPAFIQPEKEDEPETDTSTIPEEPVFPTTPKKGAKGRPKTIKRSKTPKPVKKDLKERQSLPEESTDPSSIGTPSNIKIASEMAPSAAAAAVITAATWKAEPERIAAKVTDVNMESESSSEEQLQNLKSVCPQSKSPTSSKPQQLPPECISPSLSPPPNRPNIRPIQPSRIPVSPPDWLSQSKDTGVPSSPVLPVPPSENPSSTPDTENMDNDHGTSDLRRILMKHKNVSLPGSSSVPSSLPIPRDQHPTESNTPSAVVPNRSPLPDNRVPTHPGPPISRPPASLPSPETKSVISVIASTATSVISRVCNPPDSEEKVNINIGNPCVDMALPKQTYRPSIDDSGSYHGPSVGEEGGSTGRFIVESPTLSTGSSPGLRVNTSEGVVVLSHSGQKIEGPQRISAKISQIPQATAGDMESQQLVSMPQIKQEMYTHSQSGAQKGPPSQTDHGHPGKPQLASSSIKQEGTTLEKMESPYQSGLQGVVKRHSQGVGNQQVMSYHHSEYMIMKHQKKVEGAEPHSADGTKPSWTSAISPAISPHLPSPPGNHVGFVTTAGDRAPSHLSGTKQEPRSPRKSGYPHSPFAKVSSPIGSSSPKGIPVMLPSGLPAMQQYVTGVHHAEQSVIMPPHSAHGGLGRMSPHRVTQTIPMGHLVQGDVRVNTPPLSGMTFGMHSESLASPWSGPTSPQAVGRDMVLKVNPSSVRSHDGEQDDARRFHQTGRQSTTQLKPETMQSDPRGSLRSGIQLDTYMTQREMRALLHQQGERPAPDPHTGHSQEALPSSSASSSIPLSVSPRAHVLAKGVSEKDITKPLEAKRPHSPLNKDGMLGIRPSGSAMASPQRVQLMAPGPSGSFPEYSGMYSNQRGIHSQMTETSPGLNQPPLNITPAMGADLQAKTDGKMTQPVNMVQLLTKYPIVWQGLLALKNDTAAVQLHFVCGNKALAHRSLPLQEGGALLRIVQRMRLEASQLDSVARRMTGDTEFCLLLALPCGRDQDDVLNQTQALKAAFINYLQAKLAAGIINIPNPGSNQPAYVLQIFPPCEFSESHLSQLAPDLLNRISSISPHLMIVITSV, from the exons ATgatttttcccttttgtttttcatttgggcTCTCACATTCTGACCACGTAGATTTTATTTGGATTAGGTTCGGTAACTTCTTTTCAAAAAG CTCAGAAAGCCGGGAACGTGCGTATGATCACAGCCCGTATGGACACCATGAGCGCAGTGGCACTTTCGACAGACAGCGTCACTACAATGCTGATTATTACCGTGATCGTTCTATGTTTGCTACTGCTGGCCCAGGAAGCAGCGCCATAGGAGGAAGCTTTGAGGCATCAGACCCACATTTTGACTCTAGAATTCGAGACCCCTTCACTCTTACAAGTGCTGCACGGCGTGACCTCTACAGAGATGACAGAGGCCGACGTATTGATAGAACTTACCATCACCGTCGAAGCCGATCATCTCATTCCTCACAGTCACGACACCCTTCCCCACAACGGACTGCAGGACAAACCCCGAAAGCTCCCCACTCTCCTAAAAGAGCTCCTCTGTCCCCTGGGAGAGGCCCACGATCTCGGTCCCGCAGCAGATCCTCAAGTTCTGATTCAgtcagcagcaccagcagcaccgGCAGTGGAAG CAGTGATTCAAACAGCAGCTCAAGTGACGGATCTCGTGCACGTTCTGTTCAGTCATCTGCCACACATGCACCTCCCCAGTCTTCTATGGTGCTGGATGCAGATGAGCCTCGTAGAAGCTTTGGAATTAAGGTGCAAAACCTACCAGTGCGCTCCACAG ACACAAGTTTAAAAGATGGACTCTTCCATGAATTCAAGAAGCATGGGAAAGTGACATCAGTGCAGATCCATGGGGCATCCGAGGACCGTtatggtttggtgttttttagACAGCAAGAGGATCAAGAGAAAGCCCTCACAGTCTCCAAAGGAAAGCTGTTCTTTGGAATGCTCATTGAGGTCACTGCCTGGAATGGTCCGG AAACTGAGAGTGAAAATGAGTTCAGGCCCCTGGATGGACGGATAGATGAGTTCCATCCCAAAGCCACAAGGACACTGTTTATAGGCAACCTTGAAAAGACCACCAGTTACCAGCAGCTCCTTGACATATTTCAGCGCTTTGGAGAAATTGTG GACATTGACATCAAGAAAGTAAATGGTGTTCCCCAGTATGCCTTTGTGCAGTATTCTGATATTGCCAGCGTTTGCAAAGCCATAAAAAAGATGGATGGAGAGTATCTGGGGAGCAACAGACTAAAG CTTGGCTTTGGGAAAAGTATGCCAACAACGTGTGTTTGGCTAGATGGTCTGGCCTCCAACATAACAGAGCAATACCTCACACGACATTTCTGCCGCTATGGACATGTAGTCAAG GTTGTGTTTGATAGGTTGAAAGGAATGGCTCTCATCTTGTACAACAACACAGATTTTGCTCAGGCAGCTGTAAGGGAGACCAAAGGCTGGAAGATTGGTGGCaataaaataaag GTTGATTTTGCCAGTCAAGAGAGTCAGATGGCATTTTACCGGTCTATGCAGTCTTCAGGGCAAGACATCAGAGACTTCTATGAAATTCCTCCTGAACGACG AGAGGAGCGCAGACCCCCATACCATGAATTTACAGCAGAAAGGGCTTACTATGAGAATGTACGAACCCCTGGCCTCTATCCGGAAGATGCTCGAAGGGATTACCCTGCTCGCAGCAGAGACCGTTTCCCTGAACTGGAACATTATCAAGGGGATCACTTTGACCCACGATACCATGACGATCCTAGAGAGTACAGGGATTACAGAGACCCTTTTGAGCAAGACATTCGaaaatacacatacattcaAAGGGAgcgtgaaagagagagagaacgctTTGAGGCTGACCGTAGTAGGTGGAGCCCCTCCCATCCACGGCGACCTATTACTCCCACAGtctcaccttcaccttctgaACGTGCCCCCAGAGACTCAGAACGGCGGGTTTACAGTCAGTCCTCTGAGCGAAGTGGTAGTGTGAGCTCACTCTCACCGCCACACTTTGACAAATCTGAAAAGACCCCATTGGAACATGGCTCAAAGGTtgaaaaaactgataaaaacagtCAACCTGAGCGTGTGGCAGGTGCTGAAAAAACTAAGCGGGCAAAACGGAAAGAGAAAGTTGACAAAGACAAAGCTGAGAAGATTAAATCAAGGAAAGTGAAGGGGCAGTCCCCCTGTAACCCACCCCCTGAAACAGAGCTTGAAACTGGCTTTGATGGAGGGTCTGGAAGGGTAAAGGGATCAGACCAAGATGCAcatgagagacagaaatataagGGGGACAGTGATCCTTTAACAGGAAGTCAGATGTCAACTGCTCACCATGACATGCTAAAAAATGAGAGGTCTGAAATAGGAAAAGGTGATAATTCAGACTTGGATGGAAAAAATCGACCTAAGAAACATCTCAAGTCTGATATTGGAAATGATGGGAAAGACTCCTCAGTGGATTCTGATCGCCTTGCTGCAAGAAAAAGGCGCTTTGCAGATGCTAGTGGTAAAACTATTCGACAGAAGAGGAGTAGGCTTGAGGAGGAAGATGGTAATCAACCCTCAGACTTTGGTGGTAGCTCTGCTTATTTGAAAGAAATGGATACTGACAGGCAACAGAAAGACTCTCAGCGTAGAGACTCAAGgttcaaaactgaaaaacctAGCACTCAGAAGGATAGTCAAGATGAGCTGagaggacaaagagaaaaatctgATGGGTCTTTGGACCTGTTGGAAACAAAACGACATGCGGGGCACAATTCATCCAGAAGATTTTCACATGAGGGGAATACAGACCAAGGTAGTTCCAGAGATCAAGAACAACATGGTATTTTCAAATACGGTGCTGCTGATATTGATAGAGGTGCTAAGGACAGGGAAGACCATGTGGACATTGATCTCTCTCAGAGTTACCGCAAGCAAATGGAACAAAACAGAAGGCTccaccagcaacagcagcaggagtcTGACAAACCTGAGAAACCTGGAAGTCCCCAAGGAAGTGAAACGGAGGATTTTGAACACCGCAGTCTTGTCCATGAAGTGGGCAAACCACCTGAAGATGTCACAGATAATTTCCCATCTCATAAACTCAAGAAACTAGATCAATTTGACACTGATCCAGGAGTCAAGAGGGAACGGGTCTACAGGAGCTTTAGACAAAAAAGTGAGGATCCTGACTGGAACAACACTTCTCCAGGACATCAGCATTTCTCTCACCATGTAGATGAGGACTTTGTGGATCCTTCTCTTCAGAAAGAGTTCAGTagaaatgatgacaaaattCACTCAGATGtggagctgtcagtcaaacgAACACATAACACACAGATAAGCAAGTCAAACACTGCTTTACTTGGTGGTGAGGAAGAGCAACAAAAACGATGGGAAAGTAGAGTCAAACAAGACTTGTTACCTGACCTAAACTTCTCCAGAAGTCTAagtaaaaacattcacattcgcAAGCGTTTGGAATATGGCATTTGGCATGACCTGGAACCTGGTGAGGTACGATCAgactctgaggaggacagagagaccaAACCCCATTCTCCTATGCCCTCTACATCTATGCCTTTtgctgagagacaaagaggtgaCAGGTTTTCAGACCCCAAATTAGCCAACCTTGAGAGGAACAAATTCTACTCCTTTGCACTTGACCAGACTATTACGCCGGATACAAAGGCTCTGCTCGAACGTGCAAAATCCCTCTCATCCTCTAGAGAAGAAAACTGGTCATTCTTAGACTGTGATTCTCACTTTGCAAGTTTTCGCAACAGAAAAGATACTGAGAAGGTAGAATCAACACCACGGCCTACACCCTCCTGgtatatgaaaaagaaaaagattcgAAGTGGATCTGAAGACAAATTAGATGACAGCAAAGAGGAGCCCAAGCCAGAAGAACAGGAACACAGGGAGCTCTTTGCCTCTCGCTTCCTTCACAGCTCCATATTTGAACAGGACTCAAGACGGCTTCAGCACCTGGAACGCAAGCACGAAGAGCCGGAGCATTCACAAACCCAGCAAACTGGTCAGCAAGGGACAACAGATGGCCAACTTGACTCTGAGCCAGGAGTGCTTTTCCATAGTCGTTTTTTGGAGCTTACACGGCTGCAGCAACAAAAGGGGAAAGACCAGTTGGTACAAGAATCAAAAGGATACACAATACTGACTGGTGAGAATAAAGTTGAAAAAGTGCCTGAACAAGACCAACAGGCTTTGCAATCACCTAGCACCACAGAACCTGCCATGGAGCCAGAAATTAAGCCCATTAGCCCTGCTGAGGAGCTGATTTCTGAACCCCAACTAATACCCACTTTTGTTGCCCAACCTGCACACAAGGAATTGTCTCCCAGAGAGGACAAAGGTGTTGTGTTGTATGCATCTGCTGACCCACTGCTTGCTGTGTCTCTGATAAAGGAAGAGGTTAAAGAAAATGAGCATCTTGAGACACCAACTGATGGTGACCCTGTATCTTTACCAGCTTCAGGTAAACTATCCCCATTTGAAGGAAAATCAGATAACACTGCTGAGGATGTAAAACCTTTGAACACAGAACAGCATTGCCACAGTGATACTCATGACGAGTTTGTCAGCAGTTCAGAAGCAGAGCTAGATCCTGAGACAACCCAGCCAGCACTGCCTGAAGCCACAAGTCCCATACCACCCAGTCTTGTAGAAGAGACGGATGGCTTAAAGAAAGAGGCCCATTACACTTGCAGAGCAGTGACAGAACCTGAAGTAGAAAAGAAACTTGAAGTCAATAAGGTGCAAGTGTCTGTAGACAATGACACTAATGAGGAGCCAGCTTCACTTCACAAAGAACAGAGAGCAAAAGAATTGaagaataagaaatataaacaaACCCCTGCTCAAACTGCTCCAGTTACTCTTATTTCTGCCTCTGGTTCTGAGAAACAAGCCACACGTAAGAGTGAGCGCATTGATAAAGAGAAATTGAAACGTGGGTCATCTCCAAGAGCTGAATCTTTAAAAGCAACTTCAGATTCCAAGTCCACAGGAAAATCTCCTATTCATGGACCTGATTCTGATAATATCTCAGAGCAGAGCATATCAGTGGGCAGAGCAAGACGAAGAAATGTCAAATCTGTGTATGCCACCCCAGTTGAAGATGATGCTTCAACACGGACTGGAAAGGAAATTACTGAGTCGCCACGCTCTGCACGAAAGCGTGGTGATAAAGATGCAGCCTTACAACAAAATATGGAACAGGAGTCACCTGCTCCAGTCCCGTCTTCAAGACGAGGCCGCCCTCCTAAAAATCGCCGACAGGTTGAAGATAGTTCAGTTAAGGCAGATAAATCAAAAATTGACTCTAAAGACATGGACACAAATGAATCAGAGAGTGGTGAAAAAATCCCGAGAGCAGTGAAAGGAAAACATGCTCCTTATATCCCAAAGGGCTCATCAAATCAAGCCTCCTTGGCCACAGGTACTGGACCATCTAGGAGGGGGGATAAAACTGAGCTGCCTGAGGATGATGATCAAGAAGTGGACCCTACAGATGAAGATAGCTTAGCTTTGCAGGATTCGTCAAGTTCATGTAAAGATCCCTCAATAAAAATTGAGCccaagaaagaagagagagacaaacatgGAAGAGAACTGGGCAGAGACAAACATGTACTCACTGACAAAGATTGTGAAAGTAAATCAAATGGGAAAGAGATAGATTCCCCTGTCTTAGAAGAGAAACCCTCttcagagaaagacaaaattgTCAGAGGAAAAACCAAAGTGACACGGACTCACAAGTCACCTGTCCTTAGGGACCTCAAAATCAGACTGAATGTCACAGAGGTGAAAGATCTGCTTCAGTTAGGGGATGATGAGCTTGGGAACCAAGATGACTGCTCGAAAAAGGCCAGATCTGGTGAACACACAGATCAGATTTTGGAGTCTAATAGTGGTAAAACAGTGGGCTCTAGCAGTGAAGATAAGGAGGAAGCTGCTCTGGAAAAAAAGTCACCACTGGATACGTCAAAAAAAATGCTGTCTCAAGAGCTGGAATTAGTGCAGGCTGTGGAGAACATTGCTAAATTTACAGACCCAGCCTTGCCAACAGAGCCCCCAACTCCAGCTGTCCCAGAAACTGAGATAAAAtgtgacacagaggaagaaaaaccaTCTAATCCTGCAAGTGAGACAGAGCTTATGGCGGCTATTGATTCTATTACTGCTGATGATGTAACTGTATCATTACCCCAAACAGATCCAGTGATTAGTACAGACCTGGATTCCGAACCAGAGATGCCAGCCTTCATTCAGCCAGAGAAGGAAGATGAACCAGAAACAGATACATCCACTATACCTGAGGAGCCAGTTTTTCCAACCACACCCAAGAAAGGCGCCAAGGGAAGACCTAAAACAATTAAACGTTCTAAAACCCCAAAACCAGTAAAAAAAGACTTAAAGGAAAGACAGTCACTACCAGAGGAATCCACAGATCCTTCGTCAATTGGCACCCCTTCCAATATAAAGATTGCTTCAGAGATGgctccatcagcagcagcagctgctgtcattACTGCGGCTACATGGAAGGCAGAACCTGAGCGTATAGCTGCTAAGGTTACAGATGTAAACATGGAATCAGAATCATCTTCTGAAGAGCAACTTCAGAATCTTAAGTCTGTCTGCCCCCAGTCTAAGAGTCCAACCTCTTCAAAGCCTCAGCAGCTACCGCCTGAGTGTATTTCGCCTTCCCTGTCTCCACCTCCTAACCGGCCAAATATCAGGCCCATTCAACCAAGTAGAATTCCTGTTTCCCCACCAGATTGGCTTAGTCAGTCTAAAGACACAGGAGTCCCCTCTTCACCTGTTTTACCAGTGCCACCATCAGAAAACCCATCTTCAACCcctgacactgaaaacatggACAATGATCATGGTACCAGTGACTTGAGGCGGATTCTTATGAAACACAAGAATGTTTCACTGCCAGGCAGTAGTTCTGTTCCCAGTAGTCTACCCATCCCTCGAGATCAGCACCCAACTGAAAGTAATACACCATCAGCTGTTGTGCCAAATAGATCACCACTACCTGATAATAGAGTGCCAACTCATCCAGGTCCACCTATTTCTcgacctccagcctcactaccATCTCCTGAGACAAAGTCTGTCATCTCTGTTATTGCATCCACTGCAACCTCTGTTATCAGTCGTGTTTGCAACCCTCCTGATTCTGAGGAGAAAGTGAACATTAATATTGGAAACCCCTGTGTGGATATGGCTCTTCCCAAACAGACATACAGGCCTAGCATAGATGATAGTGGATCATATCATGGGCCATCCGTTGGAGAAGAGGGTGGGAGTACTGGGCGCTTCATTGTTGAGAGCCCCACTCTTAGTACTGGATCCAGTCCAGGTCTGAGGGTAAATACCTCAGAAGGAGTGGTAGTACTGAGCCACTCAGGTCAGAAAATTGAGGGACCACAGCGGATTAGCGCAAAAATAAGCCAGATCCCACAAGCAACAGCAGGTGACATGGAATCTCAGCAGTTGGTATCCATGCCCCAGATAAAACAGGAGATGTATACTCACTCTCAGTCAGGTGCTCAAAAGGGGCCTCCCTCACAGACAGACCACGGGCATCCTGGTAAGCCACAGTTGGCTTCATCTTCCATTAAACAAGAAGGCACAACTTTGGAAAAGATGGAATCTCCTTACCAGTCTGGGCTTCAAGGAGTAGTGAAGCGTCATTCACAGGGAGTTGGTAACCAGCAAGTAATGAGTTACCATCATTCAGAGTACATGATTATGAAGCATCAAAAGAAAGTGGAGGGTGCTGAACCTCACAGTGCAGATGGTACTAAACCATCTTGGACCTCTGCCATAAGTCCTGCAATAAGCCCTCACCTGCCATCTCCACCTGGCAACCATGTAGGTTTTGTTACAACTGCTGGTGACAGAGCTCCTTCACATCTCAGTGGGACCAAACAGGAGCCACGTTCCCCCCGCAAGTCAGGTTATCCACACTCTCCATTTGCCAAAGTGTCCTCACCAATCGGCTCCTCATCCCCTAAAGGCATCCCTGTGATGTTGCCCTCTGGCCTTCCTGCCATGCAGCAGTACGTAACTGGTGTGCATCATGCAGAACAGTCAGTTATCATGCCTCCCCACAGTGCTCATGGTGGCTTAGGGCGAATGTCTCCTCACCGTGTTACTCAAACAATTCCAATGGGACACCTTGTTCAAGGAGATGTTAGGGTCAATACTCCACCTCTCTCTGGGATGACTTTTGGGATGCATAGTGAGTCTCTTGCCTCTCCCTGGTCTGGTCCCACCTCACCTCAAGCTGTTGGCAGAGACATGGTTCTCAAGGTCAACCCCAGTTCTGTAAGGAGCCATGATGGAGAACAGGATGATGCTAGACGCTTCCATCAGACTGGGCGACAGTCTACAACACAGTTGAAGCCAGAGACTATGCAGTCGGATCCCCGTGGGTCTCTGCGTAGTGGCATCCAGTTGGACACATacatgacacagagagagatgcgTGCACTCTTGCACCAACAGGGTGAACGACCAGCCCCAGACCCACACACTGGACACAGTCAAGAGGCGCTTCCCTCCTCTTCAGCGTCGTCTAGCATCCCTTTATCCGTGTCTCCAAGGGCACACGTGTTGGCTAAAGGTGTGTCTGAAAAGGACATTACGAAGCCACTGGAGGCAAAGAGGCCACATTCTCCTCTTAATAAGGATGGAATGTTGGGCATTCGACCATCTGGGTCAGCTATGGCCTCTCCACAGCGAGTTCAGCTAATGGCACCAGGACCTAGTGGTTCCTTCCCAGAGTATTCAGGGATGTATTCAAATCAAAGAGGCATCCATTCTCAAATGACAGAGACATCTCCTGGACTTAACCAACCACCGCTGAACATCACACCAGCCATG GGTGCAGATCTCCAAGCAAAAACTGATGGCAAGATGACACAACCTGTCAACATGGTGCAGCTGCTCACA AAATATCCGATTGTGTGGCAAGGCCTGCTCGCACTGAAGaatgacacagctgcagtgcagctgcattttgtCTGTGGCAACAAAGCCTTGGCTCATCGATCACTGCCCCTACAAGAAGGAGGTGCATTGCTTCGAATTGTCCAGAGAATGAGACTTGAGGCCTCTCAACTGGATAGTGTAGCAAGAAGAATGACG GGGGACACAGAGTTTTGTCTTCTCTTGGCTCTGCCATGTGGACGAGACCAAGATGATGTCCTAAACCAGACGCAGGCTCTTAAGGCTGCTTTCATCAACTACTTGCAGGCCAAGTTGGCTGCGGGTATCATCAATATCCCCAACCCAGGCTCTAATCAG CCTGCCTATGTGCTACAGATTTTCCCACCGTGTGAATTTTCGGAAAGCCACTTATCCCAGCTAGCTCCTGACCTCCTCAACCGGATCTCCAGTATCTCACCCCACCTCATGATTGTCATCACCTCTGTGTAA